In Acidobacteriota bacterium, the following proteins share a genomic window:
- a CDS encoding VWA domain-containing protein, whose protein sequence is MRTAVIVGSVGVVLVAGTAWAQEPQPSPVFRAEVELVAIDVSVIDDQGRPVPDLTVADFTVRVNRRERRLVSAEFISLGEARPVPPAFEHFSSNAGVQPGRLIVFVVDRANIRRGEGRPLIDAALQLIDRLNPSDRIALTALPGGPYIDFTSNHPVIKGVLATIVGDAGRLPSQYHVSLSEARAFVQGQQAIWERVVGRECYSTALTTDFNPAEARADPGSASAAAIRSRMRDCEQGVKAEAQMVWGLAMNQAASSMAALRQLLERLALTPGPKTLIYFSEGLVYDRDFSEIRRVASAAAAAQASLYAFRFDAPPFEAADPDPSRTFTEDRQLQRQGVELMVGAMRGRSFEVAAGAGPAVERLARELSGYYLLSFEPDAEDREGSERVIDVQVARAGVDVRSRQRFLVTPMRAARTDEELLAETLRDPLIATELPLRVATFTLPADDREVRVMVAAELDGAEARQALPVGFSVTDVRGRVVGAGFDRIEATTSGGTLRYLANLRVEPGAYTLKMAAIDDRGRRGSVEHSFAARTAAAGQVRIGDLMLAEVPPTPGAAPVPSVDTRMTTDAVIGYVELASVAAPQLERAEVRFEIAETADAEPIEHLMATIQSVDPGRRIAEARLPLQWLPPGSYVARAEVSLGGRPVGRVTRPFRLERPLAAEAGGITDRGAAARAGEFGLEGFRTERVLGADVLGFFLDRLPAATGPATAAAVTTAIAEARAGRFERVEPALGVGDAGDARVPFLRGLSRLAAGDLEVAAREFRTAIRLAPDFFPAAFYLGACYAAGGRDREAAGAWQTALVGDRDATFVYELLGDALLRLGDRQQAVDILEEAIVEWPDAPGLHRRLAVVHGLLGDRGRAFALVERYLEHTPADEGALLLALWLLHEARAAGAPLLTGDADLERFETYRARYDAGPATRRAIVEQWHRRMSRAPLP, encoded by the coding sequence ATGCGAACTGCGGTGATCGTGGGCAGCGTCGGCGTCGTGCTGGTGGCGGGCACCGCGTGGGCCCAGGAGCCGCAGCCCTCGCCCGTCTTCCGGGCCGAGGTCGAGCTCGTCGCCATCGATGTCAGTGTGATCGATGACCAGGGACGGCCGGTCCCCGATCTCACGGTGGCCGACTTCACCGTCCGGGTGAACCGCCGCGAGCGGCGACTGGTGTCGGCGGAGTTCATCTCGCTCGGCGAGGCGAGACCGGTCCCCCCGGCGTTCGAGCACTTCAGCTCGAACGCGGGCGTCCAGCCCGGCCGGCTGATCGTGTTCGTCGTCGATCGTGCCAACATTCGGAGGGGCGAAGGGCGTCCGCTCATCGACGCCGCCCTCCAGTTGATCGACCGGCTGAACCCGAGCGACCGCATCGCGCTCACGGCGCTCCCGGGCGGGCCGTATATCGACTTCACGTCGAACCATCCGGTGATCAAGGGCGTCCTCGCGACGATCGTCGGCGATGCGGGGCGGCTGCCGTCGCAGTACCACGTCAGCCTGAGCGAGGCCAGGGCGTTCGTGCAGGGCCAGCAGGCGATCTGGGAGCGTGTCGTGGGCCGGGAGTGCTACTCGACCGCCCTCACCACCGACTTCAACCCCGCCGAGGCGCGCGCGGATCCCGGCAGCGCCAGCGCCGCCGCCATTCGCAGCCGGATGAGGGACTGCGAACAGGGCGTGAAGGCCGAGGCGCAGATGGTCTGGGGACTGGCGATGAACCAGGCCGCCTCGTCGATGGCCGCCCTGCGCCAACTGCTGGAGCGTCTGGCGCTCACGCCGGGACCGAAGACGCTGATCTACTTCTCCGAAGGCCTCGTCTACGACCGCGACTTCAGCGAGATCCGCCGCGTGGCCAGCGCGGCCGCCGCCGCGCAGGCCAGCCTGTACGCGTTCCGCTTCGACGCGCCGCCGTTCGAGGCCGCCGATCCGGATCCCTCGCGGACCTTCACGGAAGACCGTCAGCTGCAGCGACAGGGTGTGGAGCTGATGGTCGGCGCCATGCGCGGCCGGTCGTTCGAGGTGGCGGCGGGCGCCGGCCCCGCCGTCGAGCGCCTCGCGCGCGAGCTGTCGGGCTACTACCTGCTCAGTTTCGAGCCGGACGCCGAGGACCGGGAAGGCAGCGAGCGTGTCATCGACGTCCAGGTGGCTCGCGCGGGCGTCGACGTGCGGTCGCGTCAGCGGTTCCTCGTGACGCCGATGCGCGCGGCGCGCACCGACGAGGAACTCCTGGCCGAGACGCTGCGCGACCCGCTGATTGCCACCGAGCTGCCGCTGCGAGTGGCGACCTTCACGCTTCCGGCCGACGACCGCGAGGTCCGCGTCATGGTGGCCGCCGAGCTCGACGGTGCCGAAGCCAGGCAGGCGCTGCCCGTCGGCTTCTCGGTGACCGACGTGCGCGGCCGGGTGGTCGGCGCCGGCTTCGATCGGATCGAGGCGACGACCTCCGGGGGCACGCTGCGGTACCTTGCGAACCTGCGCGTCGAGCCGGGGGCCTACACGCTGAAGATGGCGGCCATCGACGACCGTGGCCGGCGGGGCAGCGTCGAGCACAGCTTCGCCGCGCGGACGGCGGCCGCCGGCCAGGTCCGCATCGGCGACCTGATGCTCGCGGAAGTGCCGCCGACCCCGGGGGCGGCGCCTGTGCCGTCGGTCGATACCCGCATGACGACCGACGCGGTCATCGGCTACGTCGAGCTGGCGTCGGTGGCGGCGCCGCAGCTCGAGCGGGCCGAGGTGCGGTTCGAGATCGCCGAGACCGCCGATGCCGAACCGATCGAACACCTCATGGCGACCATCCAGTCGGTCGATCCCGGGCGACGCATCGCCGAGGCCCGGTTGCCGCTGCAGTGGCTTCCGCCTGGTTCCTACGTGGCCCGGGCCGAGGTGAGCCTCGGAGGTCGGCCGGTGGGACGCGTGACCCGGCCCTTCCGCCTCGAGCGTCCGCTCGCGGCCGAGGCCGGCGGCATCACCGACCGCGGTGCGGCGGCCCGTGCGGGGGAGTTCGGTCTCGAGGGCTTCCGCACCGAGCGCGTGCTCGGCGCGGACGTGCTCGGGTTCTTCCTCGACCGCCTGCCGGCGGCCACGGGCCCAGCGACCGCGGCGGCGGTGACGACGGCCATCGCCGAAGCACGGGCCGGGCGGTTCGAGCGCGTCGAGCCCGCGCTCGGGGTGGGTGACGCCGGCGACGCGCGGGTCCCGTTCCTGCGGGGGCTCTCACGCCTGGCCGCGGGCGACCTCGAGGTCGCCGCGCGCGAGTTCCGCACCGCGATTCGCCTCGCTCCCGATTTCTTCCCGGCCGCGTTCTATCTCGGGGCGTGCTACGCCGCCGGCGGGCGCGATCGCGAGGCGGCCGGCGCCTGGCAGACGGCGCTCGTCGGCGATCGGGACGCGACGTTCGTCTACGAACTGCTCGGCGACGCCCTGCTGCGGCTCGGCGATCGGCAGCAGGCGGTCGACATCCTCGAAGAGGCGATCGTCGAGTGGCCCGACGCGCCCGGTCTCCATCGACGCCTCGCCGTCGTCCACGGCCTGCTCGGCGATCGTGGTCGCGCGTTCGCCCTTGTCGAGCGCTACCTGGAGCACACGCCCGCCGACGAGGGGGCCCTTCTGCTGGCGCTGTGGCTCCTGCACGAGGCGCGCGCCGCCGGGGCGCCGCTGCTGACGGGCGACGCCGACCTCGAGCGCTTCGAGACCTACCGGGCTCGATACGACGCCGGCCCAGCGACACGCCGTGCCATCGTCGAGCAGTGGCACAGACGCATGAGCCGGGCGCCGCTGCCGTGA
- a CDS encoding peptidase: MVPPRAPHPRRLAALLAAAICLGAVTPASAQTALLCSSVLQNWYVRDAMTDLYLWYEQMPAVNALRYPSPEAYLEAIRYRPLDATFSYIGLKAAEEAFYSDSQFIGYGLGTRLEGSVARVLQVFPDSPAAEAGLERGHRIVAINGVAVETLVATGRYGSAFGPAELGVVSTVRVVDQEGRVAEATLVKRLVTIPTVSLTRVYEVDGRRVGYVFFRNFVQPSFEALDAAFGQLADAGVDELVLDLRYNGGGLVSVAQHLASLLGGVRVRGQVFAEYFHNDRNAHRNRVVRFEGASHGLDLDRLVVITTRSSASASELVINALRPFLPVLVVGETTYGKPVGQYGVPFCEKVLYPVSFLLRNAAGEGDFFGGFLPDCAAPDDADRQLGDPLEGSLAEALHLVGTGSCSRPAASGTARARRVEPRVLVDGWQLLVNAF, translated from the coding sequence ATGGTGCCGCCACGCGCCCCGCACCCGCGCCGACTCGCCGCGCTGCTCGCGGCCGCCATCTGCCTGGGGGCCGTGACGCCGGCGTCCGCTCAGACCGCGTTGCTCTGCTCGTCGGTGCTGCAGAACTGGTACGTCCGCGACGCAATGACCGACCTGTATCTCTGGTACGAGCAGATGCCAGCGGTGAACGCCCTGCGGTACCCCTCGCCAGAGGCGTACCTCGAGGCCATCCGCTACCGGCCGCTCGACGCGACGTTCAGCTACATCGGCCTGAAGGCAGCCGAAGAAGCGTTCTATTCCGACAGCCAGTTCATCGGGTACGGCCTCGGCACGCGGCTCGAAGGCTCGGTGGCGCGCGTGCTGCAGGTGTTCCCGGACAGTCCGGCTGCGGAGGCGGGCCTCGAGCGAGGTCACCGCATCGTGGCCATCAACGGCGTGGCGGTCGAGACGCTGGTGGCGACGGGCCGGTACGGCAGTGCGTTCGGCCCCGCCGAGCTCGGCGTCGTGTCGACCGTGCGCGTCGTCGACCAGGAAGGCCGCGTGGCCGAGGCGACGCTGGTCAAGCGCCTCGTCACGATACCGACGGTCTCGCTGACGCGGGTGTACGAAGTCGACGGCCGGCGGGTCGGCTACGTCTTCTTCCGGAACTTCGTGCAGCCGTCGTTCGAGGCGCTCGACGCGGCGTTTGGCCAACTGGCCGATGCCGGCGTCGACGAGCTGGTGCTCGACCTTCGCTACAACGGCGGAGGACTCGTCTCGGTGGCGCAGCACCTCGCGTCACTGCTCGGCGGAGTCCGCGTGCGCGGTCAGGTGTTTGCCGAGTACTTCCACAACGACAGGAACGCCCACCGCAACAGGGTCGTGCGCTTCGAGGGGGCGTCGCACGGCCTCGACCTCGATCGGCTCGTGGTGATCACGACGCGCTCGTCGGCCTCGGCGAGCGAGCTGGTCATCAATGCGCTCAGGCCGTTCCTCCCGGTGCTGGTCGTGGGCGAGACGACCTACGGCAAGCCGGTCGGCCAGTACGGCGTGCCCTTCTGCGAGAAGGTGCTCTACCCGGTGTCGTTCCTCCTTCGGAACGCGGCCGGCGAGGGCGACTTCTTCGGCGGCTTCCTCCCCGACTGCGCGGCGCCCGACGACGCCGACCGCCAACTCGGCGATCCCCTGGAAGGGTCGCTGGCCGAGGCCCTGCATCTCGTCGGGACCGGCTCGTGCAGCCGGCCCGCGGCGTCCGGCACCGCGCGGGCGCGGCGGGTCGAACCTCGCGTTCTCGTCGACGGCTGGCAGCTGCTCGTCAACGCGTTCTGA